In Leclercia sp. LSNIH1, the genomic stretch ACAGTCAGGCGCACATGCTGCCAAACTGAGATTCCTTTACCGCACACACCGCCAACAATTGTTGGTTTCGGGTAGCGATTTGTGATATAAAGCGCGCCGGACTTCCGATCCATTTCAGATACACAGGATGGACGGGAGCGACAAATCTCACTTTGTGTAACAACACACACGTATCGGCACATATTCCGGGGTGCCCTTTGGGGTCGGTAATATGGGATACGTGGAGGCATAACCCCAACTTTTAAATAGAGGTTTTAAAACATGGCAACTGTTTCCATGCGCGACATGCTCAAGGCTGGTGTTCACTTCGGTCACCAGACCCGTTACTGGAACCCGAAAATGAAGCCTTTCATCTTCGGCGCACGTAACAAAGTTCACATCATCAACCTTGAGAAAACTGTACCAATGTTCAACGAAGCCCTGGCTGAGCTGAACAAGATCTCTTCCCGTAAAGGTAAGATTCTGTTCGTTGGTACTAAGCGCGCTGCAAGCGAAGCTGTGAAAGAAGCTGCTAACAGCTGCGACCAGTTCTTCGTGAACCATCGCTGGCTGGGCGGTATGCTGACTAACTGGAAAACCGTTCGTCAGTCCATCAAGCGCCTGAAAGATCTGGAAACCCAGTCTCAGGACGGTACTTTCGAAAAGCTGACCAAAAAAGAAGCGCTGATGCGCACTCGTGAGCTGGACAAGCTGGAAAACAGCCTGGGCGGTATCAAAGACATGGGCGGCCTGCCGGACGCACTGTTCGTTATCGATGCTGACCACGAGCACATCGCAATCAAAGAAGCTAACAACCTGGGTATCCCAGTATTCGCAATCGTTGATACCAACTCCGATCCGGACGGTGTTGACTTCGTTATCCCGGGTAACGACGATGCAATCCGTGCTGTTAGCCTGTACCTGAGCGCTGTAGCTACTACCGTTCGTGAAGGCCGTTCCCAGGATCTGGCTTCTCAGGCGGAAGAAAGCTTCGTAGAAGCTGAATAATAAGGTTCTACCCCTTATTAGTACCGTGTATGAATAGGGGCCCATTACCGGCCCCTTTTTTCAATTTATACTGTTTGGCCGCAGGCCGGGCAGTTCACATCTCCCGAGGATTTTAGAATGGCTGAAATTACCGCATCCCTGGTAAAAGAGCTGCGTGAACGTACTAGCGCAGGCATGATGGAGTGTAAGAAAGCGCTGGTTGAAGCTAACGGCGACATCGAGCTGGCTATCGAAAACATGCGTAAATCCGGTGCGATCAAAGCAGCTAAGAAAGCAGGCAACGTTGCTGCTGACGGCGTGATCAAAACCAAAATCGAAGGCAACTTCGGCGTGATTCTGGAAGTTAACTGCCAGACTGACTTCGTTGCTAAAGATGGTGGTTTCCAGGCATTCGCTGACAAAGTACTGGACGCAGCTGTTGCAGGTAAAGTGACTGATGTTGAAGTCCTGAAAGCACAGTTCGAAGAAGAGCGCGTTGCGCTGGTAGCGAAAATCGGTGAGAACATCAACATCCGCCGTGTTGCTATCCTCGAAGGTGACGTTCTGAACAGCTACCAGCACGGTGCACGTATCGGTGTTCTGGTTGCGGCTAAAGGCGCTGACGAAGAGCTGGTTAAACAGCTGGCAATGCACGTTGCTGCAAGCAAGCCAGAATTCGTTAAGCCAGAAGACGTCTCTGCTGAAGTGGTAGAAAAAGAGTACCAGGTTCAGCTGGACATCGCCATGCAGTCTGGCAAGCCAAAAGAGATCGCAGAGAAAATGGTTGAAGGCCGCATGAAGAAATTCACCGGCGAAGTTTCTCTGACTGGTCAGCCATTCGTTATGGATCCAAGCAAATCTGTTGCGCAGCTGCTGAAAGAGCACAACGCTGACGTAACTGGCTTCATCCGCTTCGAAGTGGGCGAAGGCATCGAGAAAGTTGAGACTGACTTCGCAGCAGAAGTTGCTGCAATGTCCAAGCAGTCTTAATCAGCGAAAAGAAGCCGCCTGAGGGCGGCTTCTTTTTGTGTACGGCAGTGTAATTCAGCCAGACGCCTATAGAGTCTGTGTTGAGATGCGATATATCATGTCGCCAGAATTAACCTCATCTTAATCGTTGACAGTCCCAGGAAAGAAATATGGCTACCAATGCAAAACCTGTTTACAAACGTATTCTGCTTAAGCTGAGTGGCGAAGCGCTGCAGGGGTCGGAAGGCTTCGGTATTGACGCAAGCATCCTTGACCGCATGGCGCAGGAGATCAAAGAACTGGTTGAACTGGGCATCCAGGTTGGCGTAGTCATTGGCGGTGGTAACCTTTTCCGTGGTGCAGGGCTGGCAAAAGCTGGCATGAACCGCGTTGTGGGCGATCACATGGGTATGCTGGCAACGGTCATGAATGGCCTGGCAATGCGTGATGCCCTGCATCGTGCCTATGTGAATGCGCGCCTGATGTCCGCTATTCCTTTGAATGGCGTCTGTGATAACTACAGCTGGGCCGAAGCGATCAGCCTGCTGCGCAATAACCGCGTGGTGATCCTCTCCGCCGGTACGGGTAACCCGTTCTTTACGACCGATTCCGCAGCCTGCCTGCGCGGTATCGAAATCGAAGCCGATGTGGTGCTGAAAGCCACTAAAGTGGATGGCGTGTTTACGGCCGATCCGGCAAAAGATCCTGCGGCGACCATGTACGATCAGCTGACCTATAGCGAAGTACTGGATAAAGAGCTGAAAGTGATGGATCTTGCCGCCTTCACGCTGGCTCGCGACCACAAATTGCCGATTCGTGTCTTCAACATGAATAAGCCTGGCGCGCTGCGTCGCGTTGTAATGGGCGAAAAAGAAGGCACTTTGATCACGGAATAATTTCCGTCGACGATAAATACAGGTAAGATTCCGCTCTACTTTCTATGGGTTTCTTACCTGGACACGCCCCGGGCGTTGTCATGAATTAAACGGGACTATACTTAGCACATCATTAACGGTGGTGCTGGCGGATAGTCTGCCTGAGACAAGTTTTCAAGGATTCGTAACGTGATTAACGACATCAGAAAAGATGCTGAAGTACGCATGGATAAATGCGTCGAAGCGTTCAAAAACCAAATCAGCAAAATTCGTACAGGCCGTGCTTCCCCAAGCCTGCTGGACGGCATCGTGGTGGAATACTACGGCACGCCGACTCCACTGCGTCAGCTGGCTAACGTGACGGTCGAAGATACCCGTACGCTGAAAATCAACGTCTTTGACCGCTCTATGGGCCCGGCCGTTGAGAAAGCGATCATGGCCTCCGATCTGGGTCTGAACCCAAGCTCAGCCGGTACAGACATTCGCGTTCCACTGCCACCGCTGACCGAAGAGCGTCGTAAAGACCTGATCAAAGTGGTACGTGGCGAAGCCGAGCAGGGCCGTGTTTCCGTACGTAACGTTCGCCGTGACGCGAACGATAAAGTGAAGGCGCTGCTGAAAGAGAAAGAGATCAGCGAAGACGACGATCGCCGTTCCCAGGACGACGTTCAGAAACTGACCGACGCCGCTATCAAGAAAATTGACGCGGCGCTGGCAGAAAAAGAAGCAGAACTGATGCAGTTCTGATTTCTGTCGTAATCTGATAAAACGCCGTACAGAAGGCCTTTGGGCTTTGCTGGCGGCGTTTTGCTTTTCTTGTTCACTTTTCCGGGCATCTCATGAAGCAATTAACACTCCTTGGCTCGACCGGCTCAATTGGTTGCAGCACTCTCGATGTTGTTCGCCATAATCCAGACCACTACGCGGTGGCCGCCCTTGTCGCAGGCAAAAACGTTCATCGTATGGTGGAACAGTGTCTGGAGTTCACCCCGCGCTACGCGGTGATGGATGATGAAGCGAGCGCCCGGCAGGTTAAGGCGTTGCTGGCGGAGAAGGGCAGCCGTACCGAGGTGCTGAGCGGGCCAGAGGCCGCCTGTGAAATGGCCGCGCTGGACGACGTCGACCAGGTCATGGCCGCTATCGTCGGCGCGGCGGGGTTACTGCCTACGCTGGCCGCGATCGATGCCGGAAAATCCGTTTTGCTGGCCAATAAAGAGTCGTTGGTAACCTGTGGCCGCCTGTTTATGGACGCCGTGAAGCGCAATGGCGCGCGCCTTTTGCCGGTAGATAGCGAACATAACGCGATTTTTCAGAGTTTACCGCAACCCTTTCAGGAGAACCTGGGGTACGCTGATCTCGAGCAGAATGGCGTCTCTTCTATCCTGCTTACCGGGTCTGGTGGCCCGTTCCGTGACACGCCGCTGTCTGAACTGGTCTCAATGACTCCGGATCAGGCATGCCGTCATCCGAACTGGTCGATGGGGCGTAAAATCTCCGTTGATTCGGCCACCATGATGAATAAAGGTCTGGAATATATTGAAGCCCGCTGGTTATTTAACGCCTCGGCAGCGCAGATGGAAGTGTTGATTCATCCCCAGTCGGTGATCCACTCCATGGTGCGTTATCGTGATGGCAGCGTGATGGCGCAGTTAGGTGAACCTGATATGCGCACGCCTATCGCCCATACGATGGCCTGGCCAAACCGCGTAAGCTCAGGCGTTAAGCCACTCGATTTTTGCAAGCTGAGTGCGCTGACGTTTAGCGCGCCTGATTATCAGCGTTATCCATGTCTGAAGCTGGCAATGGAGGCCTTCGAGCAGGGGCAAGCGGCGACGACCGCACTTAACGCGGCGAACGAAATCGCTGTCGCCGCCTTCCTCGAAAAGCAGATCCGCTTTACGGATATCGCTGCGCTGAACCTGTCTGTGCTTGAGGCGATGGATCTACGCGAACCGCAAAGTGTGGATGACGTATTGACCGTCGACGCGAAAGCGAGGCTCACGGCGCAAAAAGCGGTGACGCACCTCGCAAGCTGGTGATAATCCACCCGCAGGTGGTCTTGCTATTTGTTAGCGTTGGGCTTCAGTGATATAGTCTGCGCCACCTGATTGCGGGTAGTTGACGTTCTGTGGTCAGGTAAGCCGTGGTATGACACGGCTTTTTTACGTAAAGGCTTCAGTATTCCTGAGTACCGTTAAATCCTTTCAGGGACCAAAAACGCGTTATGTTGTCTGCGAACCAACCAATAAGCGAAAACTTGCCGGCTCATGGCTGTCGTCATGTAGCAATCATCATGGATGGCAATGGCCGCTGGGCGAAAAGACAAGGGAAGATCCGAGCCTTTGGGCATAAAGCTGGGGCGAAATCTGTGCGCCGCGCGGTTTCTTTTGCCGCCAATAACGGCATTGACGCGTTAACGCTCTATGCTTTCAGCAGTGAAAACTGGAATCGACCTGCGCAGGAAGTTAGCGCGTTGATGGAATTGTTCGTGTGGGCGCTAGACAGCGAAGTAAAAAGCCTGCACCGCCACAACGTTCGCCTGCGTATTATCGGCGATACCAGTCGTTTTAACTCACGTCTGCAGGAACGCATTCGTAAAGCGGAGGCGTTGACCGGGCAAAATACCGGCTTAACGCTCAATATCGCTGCGAATTATGGCGGACGTTGGGATATTGTCCAGGGTGTGCGGCATTTGGCTGAACAGGTTCAGGAAGGGCTCTTAAGGCCGGACCAGATTGATGAAGAGGCGCTGAGCAAGCAAATCTGCATGAGTGAACTGACACCCGTGGATTTAGTAATTAGGACAGGGGGAGAACATCGCATCAGTAACTTTTTGCTGTGGCAAATTGCCTATGCCGAACTTTACTTTACAGATGTTCTTTGGCCCGATTTTGATGAACAAGACTTTGAAGGTGCGCTGCATGCCTTTGCCAATCGAGAGCGTCGTTTCGGTGGTACCGAGCCTGGTGGCGAAAACGCCTGATGGGGGTAGCTTTTGCTGAAGTATCGCCTGATTTCTGCGTTTGTTTTAATACCTGTTGTCATCGCGGCGCTGTTTTTACTGCCTCCGGTGGGATTTGCGATTGTCACACTGGTCGTTTGCATGCTGGCGGCGTGGGAATGGGGACAGCTTAGCGGCTTTACTTCGCGTTCCCAGCGGGTATGGCTGGCGGTGCTGTGCGGCCTGATGCTGGCGCTGATGCTCTTCATGCTGCCAGAGTACCATCACAATATCCATCAACCGATCATTGCAGGTTCGCTCTGGCTTTCGCTGGGATGGTGGCTGGCAGCGTTGCTGCTGGTGCTCTTCTATCCGGGCTCGGCCTCGCTGTGGCGTAACTCGAAAGTGCTGCGTCTCTGCTTTGGGCTATTTACCATCGTTCCTTTCTTCTGGGGAATGCTTGCCCTGCGCACCTGGCACTATGACGATAACCCATACAGCGGCGCGTTATGGCTGCTTTATGTCATGATTCTCGTCTGGGGGGCTGACTCTGGCGCCTATATGTTTGGTAAACTGTTTGGCAAACATAAGCTGGCCCCGAAAGTCTCTCCGGGTAAAACCTGGCAGGGCTTTATCGGTGGTCTGTTTACGGCGGCGATTATCTCCTGGGGTTACGGCATATGGGCCAACCTCGAGGTCGCACCGGTAACATTATTGGTCTGTTCAATTGTCGCAGCGCTGGCTTCCGTGCTGGGTGATTTGACCGAGAGTATGTTTAAGCGTGAAGCAGGGATCAAAGACAGTGGCAATCTCATTCCAGGGCACGGTGGTATCCTGGATCGCATAGACAGCCTGACGGCGGCAGTACCCGTGTTTGCCTGCCTGTTTTTGCTGGTGTTTGGGACGATTTAACGGAAGGTTTTATGCTTAGCATTCTCTGGAATCTGGCGGCATTCATTGTTGCACTGGGTGTACTTATCACGGTGCATGAATTTGGCCATTTCTGGGTTGCTCGGCGCTGTGGCGTGCGTGTTGAGCGCTTTTCCATTGGCTTTGGTAAAGCGCTCTGGCGTCGTACCGATCGCCACGGCACAGAATTTGTTATTGCCCTCATCCCCTTAGGCGGCTACGTCAAGATGCTGGATGAACGCGTAGAGTCGGTTGCCCCTGAAATGCGCCACTACGCGTTCAACAACAAAACTGTTGGTCAGCGCGCCGCTATCATTGCTGCCGGTCCGGTTGCAAATTTCATCTTTGCCGTCTTTGCTTACTGGCTGGTGTTTATTATCGGTGTCCCTGGCGTTCGTCCGGTTGTTGGTGAAATTACACCCAACTCCATCGCGGCAAGCGCGCAAATTAATCCGGGGATGGAACTTAAAGCAATTGATGGCATCGAAACCCCTGACTGGGATGCCGTTCGGTTACAACTGGTCGCCAAAATTGGCGATGAGAGAACCACCGTCAGCGTGTCATCTTTCGGTTCAGAGCAGCGTCAGAATAAAATTCTGGATTTGCGCCACTGGACCTTTGAGCCGGACAAAGAAGATCCTGTTGCGGCATTAGGTATCCGGCCGCGCAGCGCGCAGATTGAACCGGTACTGGCTGAAGTCCAGGCTGATTCAGCAGCGCGTAAAGCAGGTTTGCAAGCTGGCGACAGGATCGTTAAAGTCGATGGTCAGCCTTTAACGCAATGGATGACCTTTGTTACTCTGGTGCGTGATAATCCAGGAACGCCGCTGGCGCTGGAGATAGAAAGGCAGGGGAGTCCGCTCTCCTTAACGTTGATTCCGGATACCAAGCCGGGCGGCGGAAAGGCTGAAGGGTTC encodes the following:
- the rpsB gene encoding 30S ribosomal protein S2, with product MATVSMRDMLKAGVHFGHQTRYWNPKMKPFIFGARNKVHIINLEKTVPMFNEALAELNKISSRKGKILFVGTKRAASEAVKEAANSCDQFFVNHRWLGGMLTNWKTVRQSIKRLKDLETQSQDGTFEKLTKKEALMRTRELDKLENSLGGIKDMGGLPDALFVIDADHEHIAIKEANNLGIPVFAIVDTNSDPDGVDFVIPGNDDAIRAVSLYLSAVATTVREGRSQDLASQAEESFVEAE
- the tsf gene encoding translation elongation factor Ts, with protein sequence MAEITASLVKELRERTSAGMMECKKALVEANGDIELAIENMRKSGAIKAAKKAGNVAADGVIKTKIEGNFGVILEVNCQTDFVAKDGGFQAFADKVLDAAVAGKVTDVEVLKAQFEEERVALVAKIGENINIRRVAILEGDVLNSYQHGARIGVLVAAKGADEELVKQLAMHVAASKPEFVKPEDVSAEVVEKEYQVQLDIAMQSGKPKEIAEKMVEGRMKKFTGEVSLTGQPFVMDPSKSVAQLLKEHNADVTGFIRFEVGEGIEKVETDFAAEVAAMSKQS
- the pyrH gene encoding UMP kinase gives rise to the protein MATNAKPVYKRILLKLSGEALQGSEGFGIDASILDRMAQEIKELVELGIQVGVVIGGGNLFRGAGLAKAGMNRVVGDHMGMLATVMNGLAMRDALHRAYVNARLMSAIPLNGVCDNYSWAEAISLLRNNRVVILSAGTGNPFFTTDSAACLRGIEIEADVVLKATKVDGVFTADPAKDPAATMYDQLTYSEVLDKELKVMDLAAFTLARDHKLPIRVFNMNKPGALRRVVMGEKEGTLITE
- the frr gene encoding ribosome recycling factor translates to MINDIRKDAEVRMDKCVEAFKNQISKIRTGRASPSLLDGIVVEYYGTPTPLRQLANVTVEDTRTLKINVFDRSMGPAVEKAIMASDLGLNPSSAGTDIRVPLPPLTEERRKDLIKVVRGEAEQGRVSVRNVRRDANDKVKALLKEKEISEDDDRRSQDDVQKLTDAAIKKIDAALAEKEAELMQF
- the ispC gene encoding 1-deoxy-D-xylulose-5-phosphate reductoisomerase; translation: MKQLTLLGSTGSIGCSTLDVVRHNPDHYAVAALVAGKNVHRMVEQCLEFTPRYAVMDDEASARQVKALLAEKGSRTEVLSGPEAACEMAALDDVDQVMAAIVGAAGLLPTLAAIDAGKSVLLANKESLVTCGRLFMDAVKRNGARLLPVDSEHNAIFQSLPQPFQENLGYADLEQNGVSSILLTGSGGPFRDTPLSELVSMTPDQACRHPNWSMGRKISVDSATMMNKGLEYIEARWLFNASAAQMEVLIHPQSVIHSMVRYRDGSVMAQLGEPDMRTPIAHTMAWPNRVSSGVKPLDFCKLSALTFSAPDYQRYPCLKLAMEAFEQGQAATTALNAANEIAVAAFLEKQIRFTDIAALNLSVLEAMDLREPQSVDDVLTVDAKARLTAQKAVTHLASW
- the ispU gene encoding (2E,6E)-farnesyl-diphosphate-specific ditrans,polycis-undecaprenyl-diphosphate synthase — protein: MLSANQPISENLPAHGCRHVAIIMDGNGRWAKRQGKIRAFGHKAGAKSVRRAVSFAANNGIDALTLYAFSSENWNRPAQEVSALMELFVWALDSEVKSLHRHNVRLRIIGDTSRFNSRLQERIRKAEALTGQNTGLTLNIAANYGGRWDIVQGVRHLAEQVQEGLLRPDQIDEEALSKQICMSELTPVDLVIRTGGEHRISNFLLWQIAYAELYFTDVLWPDFDEQDFEGALHAFANRERRFGGTEPGGENA
- the cdsA gene encoding phosphatidate cytidylyltransferase, with protein sequence MLKYRLISAFVLIPVVIAALFLLPPVGFAIVTLVVCMLAAWEWGQLSGFTSRSQRVWLAVLCGLMLALMLFMLPEYHHNIHQPIIAGSLWLSLGWWLAALLLVLFYPGSASLWRNSKVLRLCFGLFTIVPFFWGMLALRTWHYDDNPYSGALWLLYVMILVWGADSGAYMFGKLFGKHKLAPKVSPGKTWQGFIGGLFTAAIISWGYGIWANLEVAPVTLLVCSIVAALASVLGDLTESMFKREAGIKDSGNLIPGHGGILDRIDSLTAAVPVFACLFLLVFGTI
- the rseP gene encoding sigma E protease regulator RseP → MLSILWNLAAFIVALGVLITVHEFGHFWVARRCGVRVERFSIGFGKALWRRTDRHGTEFVIALIPLGGYVKMLDERVESVAPEMRHYAFNNKTVGQRAAIIAAGPVANFIFAVFAYWLVFIIGVPGVRPVVGEITPNSIAASAQINPGMELKAIDGIETPDWDAVRLQLVAKIGDERTTVSVSSFGSEQRQNKILDLRHWTFEPDKEDPVAALGIRPRSAQIEPVLAEVQADSAARKAGLQAGDRIVKVDGQPLTQWMTFVTLVRDNPGTPLALEIERQGSPLSLTLIPDTKPGGGKAEGFAGVVPKVIPLPDEYKTIRQYGPFSAILEATDKTWQLMKLTVQMLGKLITGDVKLNNLSGPISIAQGAGMSAEFGVIYYLMFLALISVNLGIINLFPLPVLDGGHLLFLAIEKLKGGPVSERVQDFSYRIGSILLVLLMGLALFNDFSRL